From Nilaparvata lugens isolate BPH chromosome 7, ASM1435652v1, whole genome shotgun sequence, one genomic window encodes:
- the LOC120352343 gene encoding uncharacterized protein LOC120352343, with protein sequence MADLRQCSREFLMDFISLYESFPCIWRVKSKEYSDRDKKGEAYERLVEKFKEIDVNASRETVVKKINSLRSVYRKELAKVNKSIRSGAGEDEICKPSLWYFDLLHFLNDQETQGRRGIPWTKVKSL encoded by the coding sequence ATGGCAGATCTTCGGCAATGTTCTCGCGAGTTTTTGATGgattttatttcactttatgAAAGTTTTCCGTGCATTTGGCGTGTTAAATCCAAAGAGTACAGTGACAGGGACAAAAAGGGGGAAGCATACGAGAGATTGGTTGAAAAGTTCAAAGAAATAGATGTCAACGCGAGCAGGGAGACAGTGGTGAAGAAAATCAATTCTTTGAGAAGCGTTTATCGCAAAGAATTGGCAAAGGTAAACAAATCGATTCGATCTGGGGCTGGAGAAGACGAAATTTGCAAGCCATCTCTGTGGTATTTCGATTTGCTGCATTTTCTCAATGATCAGGAGACACAAGGCCGTCGAGGAATACCATGGACGAAAGTGAAGAGTCTGTAA